AACTGAGGTCGGATCAGCAAAATGGCGACGGTCATCACGAGCGAGTGCATCAATTGCGGGGCGTGCGAGCCCGAATGCCCCAACACCGCGATTTATGGCGGCGGTGTGACATGGGAATTGAATGGCGCGACCAGTCCGGCGATCGCGCAGGATATCTATTA
This genomic stretch from Candidatus Binatus sp. harbors:
- a CDS encoding 4Fe-4S binding protein → MATVITSECINCGACEPECPNTAIYGGGVTWELNGATSPAIAQDIY